In a single window of the Amycolatopsis sp. cg5 genome:
- a CDS encoding GntR family transcriptional regulator produces the protein MSSLPRLSRSLLRDEAYETLRRAIIDGTLAPGANLRDADIAEELGLSRAPVRQALTRLAAEGLVDSKPQSYTRVAPVVTDDVRDALCLVRGLHELAIRDALPRMGEPQLTAMRDANAEFAQSITTGDIDAAIAADDRLHAVPVEACGNRALAATLDRYTPLLRRLEYARFGSLPAHRSVKRHDELIVAIAARDAEAAIRITRTIWTELESLLEDR, from the coding sequence GTGAGTAGCTTACCCAGGCTGTCGCGGTCGCTCCTGCGTGACGAGGCCTACGAGACACTGCGGCGCGCCATCATCGACGGCACGCTCGCGCCGGGCGCGAACCTGCGCGACGCCGACATCGCGGAGGAGCTCGGCTTGTCACGAGCGCCGGTCCGCCAAGCGCTGACACGGCTCGCGGCCGAGGGGCTCGTCGATTCGAAGCCGCAGAGCTACACCCGCGTCGCGCCGGTCGTGACCGACGACGTCCGCGACGCGCTGTGTCTCGTCCGAGGCCTGCACGAACTCGCGATCCGCGACGCGCTCCCCCGCATGGGCGAGCCCCAGCTCACCGCCATGCGCGACGCCAACGCCGAGTTCGCCCAGTCGATCACCACCGGCGACATCGACGCCGCCATCGCCGCCGACGACCGGCTGCACGCGGTACCCGTCGAGGCCTGCGGCAACCGCGCGCTCGCGGCCACCCTCGACCGCTACACCCCGCTGCTGCGCCGCCTCGAATACGCGCGCTTCGGCTCGCTGCCCGCCCACCGCTCGGTCAAACGCCACGACGAGCTCATCGTCGCGATCGCCGCTCGCGACGCCGAGGCCGCCATCCGCATCACCCGCACGATCTGGACCGAACTCGAATCCCTGCTGGAGGACCGATGA
- a CDS encoding DUF1844 domain-containing protein: MSDQPSQQPEYSQDIRGLEEIPSVEVISRAAVMLLSAAAERLGLADADPDTSPHRDLDEARRLITALAGLVTASAEYLGAHAGPLRDGLQSLQKAFREASAVPDSPGQGPGEKYTGPVY, encoded by the coding sequence GTGTCAGATCAACCTTCGCAGCAGCCCGAGTATTCCCAGGACATCCGAGGCCTGGAGGAGATTCCCAGCGTCGAGGTCATCAGCAGGGCGGCCGTGATGCTGTTGTCCGCCGCGGCCGAGCGCCTCGGTCTCGCCGACGCCGACCCGGACACCAGCCCCCACCGCGACCTCGACGAGGCACGCCGCCTGATCACCGCGCTCGCGGGCCTGGTCACGGCCTCCGCAGAGTACCTGGGCGCGCACGCCGGCCCGCTGCGCGACGGCCTGCAGTCGCTCCAGAAGGCCTTCCGCGAGGCGTCGGCCGTGCCCGACTCCCCCGGCCAGGGACCCGGCGAGAAGTACACCGGCCCGGTTTACTAG
- the infC gene encoding translation initiation factor IF-3, translating to MGTRSSNRNHSSDQGGPISSETRINDRIRVPEVRLVGPAGEQVGIVRIEDALRLAQENDLDLVEVAPQARPPVCKLMDFGKFKYESAQKARESRRNQQLTVIKEQKLRPKIDQHDYETKKGHVSRFLAAGNKVKVTIMFRGREQSRPELGFRLLQKLADDVTELGFVESSAKQDGRNMIMVLAPHKNVKPKAKPAKDEEVAES from the coding sequence GTGGGCACCAGGTCGAGTAACAGGAATCATTCCTCGGACCAAGGAGGCCCCATCAGCTCCGAGACACGCATCAACGACCGCATCCGGGTACCGGAGGTCCGCCTCGTCGGACCCGCCGGCGAGCAGGTCGGCATCGTCCGGATCGAAGATGCACTGCGGCTGGCACAGGAGAACGATCTCGACCTCGTCGAGGTCGCGCCCCAGGCGCGCCCGCCGGTATGCAAGCTCATGGACTTCGGCAAGTTCAAGTACGAGAGCGCGCAGAAGGCCCGCGAGTCACGCCGTAACCAGCAGCTCACCGTCATCAAAGAGCAGAAGCTGCGGCCGAAGATCGACCAGCACGACTACGAGACCAAAAAGGGTCACGTGTCCCGCTTCCTCGCCGCCGGGAACAAGGTCAAGGTGACCATCATGTTCCGTGGCCGCGAGCAGTCGCGCCCCGAACTGGGTTTCCGGCTGCTGCAGAAGCTGGCTGACGACGTGACCGAGCTCGGTTTCGTCGAGTCGTCGGCGAAGCAGGACGGCCGCAACATGATCATGGTGTTGGCGCCGCACAAGAACGTCAAGCCGAAGGCCAAGCCGGCCAAGGACGAAGAAGTCGCCGAGTCCTGA
- the rpmI gene encoding 50S ribosomal protein L35 — MPKMKTHKGTSKRVRITGTGKLRRQKAGRRHRMEVKSSELSRRLEGTTEVNKADVGRVKRLLGR, encoded by the coding sequence ATGCCGAAGATGAAGACGCACAAGGGCACGTCCAAGCGGGTCCGCATCACGGGTACCGGCAAGCTGCGCCGCCAGAAGGCCGGCCGTCGCCACCGGATGGAGGTCAAGTCCAGCGAGCTGTCGCGTCGTCTCGAGGGCACGACCGAGGTCAACAAGGCCGACGTCGGCCGCGTCAAGCGCCTCCTGGGTCGCTGA
- the rplT gene encoding 50S ribosomal protein L20 → MARVKRAVNAQKKRRATLELASGYRGQRSRLYRKAKEQTLHSLNYAYRDRRARKGDFRQLWITRINAAARENGVTYNRFIQGLKAAGVEVDRKILADLAVNDAAAFSALAELAKANVNTEEKKSA, encoded by the coding sequence GTGGCACGCGTCAAGAGGGCGGTCAACGCCCAGAAGAAGCGTCGCGCAACTCTCGAACTGGCCAGCGGTTACCGCGGCCAGCGTTCGCGGCTGTACCGCAAGGCCAAGGAGCAGACGCTCCACTCGCTCAACTACGCCTACCGGGACCGCCGTGCCCGCAAGGGTGACTTCCGCCAGCTGTGGATCACCCGCATCAACGCGGCCGCCCGTGAGAACGGCGTCACCTACAACCGCTTCATCCAGGGCCTCAAGGCCGCTGGTGTCGAGGTCGACCGCAAGATCCTCGCGGACCTCGCGGTGAACGACGCCGCCGCGTTCTCGGCGCTCGCCGAGCTCGCCAAGGCGAACGTCAACACCGAAGAGAAGAAGTCGGCCTGA
- a CDS encoding TrmH family RNA methyltransferase: protein MSSDARTQPGADPFTERTPRVVAARKLTRRAERDKTGRFLAEGANAVEAALAHGKVHELFVAERASTQHTTLIARARELGVRVSAITDRAAEGLSETVTPQGIVAVCELLDRPLAGMLPTDATLVAVLVDVADPGNAGTVIRVADAAGADAVILAGESVDPHNGKCVRAAAGSLFHLSIARVRDIGEALAACTEAGLTTRAAHGYADEQLDTIDLTTPTAWVFGNEAHGLPSEVLDAVDSAVRIPLYGKAESLNLATAAAVCVYASAMAARRS, encoded by the coding sequence ATCTCCTCAGACGCGCGCACACAGCCCGGGGCTGATCCGTTCACCGAGCGGACACCCCGGGTTGTTGCTGCGCGCAAACTGACCCGCCGCGCCGAGCGTGACAAGACCGGCCGGTTCCTCGCCGAGGGCGCGAACGCCGTCGAAGCGGCGCTGGCGCACGGCAAGGTGCACGAACTCTTCGTCGCCGAGCGGGCGTCCACCCAGCACACGACACTGATCGCGCGTGCCCGCGAACTCGGGGTGCGGGTTTCCGCGATCACCGACCGCGCGGCCGAGGGCCTCTCGGAAACCGTTACGCCCCAAGGCATCGTCGCGGTGTGCGAGCTGCTCGACCGGCCGCTCGCCGGAATGCTGCCCACCGACGCCACACTCGTCGCCGTGCTCGTCGACGTCGCCGACCCCGGCAACGCGGGCACCGTGATCCGGGTCGCCGACGCCGCAGGCGCCGACGCCGTGATCCTCGCGGGCGAGAGTGTCGACCCACACAACGGCAAATGCGTCCGCGCGGCCGCGGGCAGCCTGTTCCACCTGTCGATCGCGCGTGTGCGCGACATCGGCGAGGCGCTCGCCGCCTGCACCGAAGCCGGGCTCACGACGCGGGCCGCGCACGGGTACGCCGACGAGCAACTGGACACGATCGACCTCACCACGCCGACCGCGTGGGTGTTCGGCAACGAAGCGCACGGGCTGCCGTCCGAGGTACTCGACGCCGTCGACAGCGCGGTCCGCATTCCGCTCTACGGCAAGGCGGAAAGCCTGAACCTGGCGACCGCCGCCGCAGTCTGCGTCTACGCCAGCGCGATGGCCGCCCGCCGGAGCTGA
- the pheS gene encoding phenylalanine--tRNA ligase subunit alpha: MSGATEQQNPTAGEALSPETLRAAIKKAETDFAAATDLDALAAVKPAHLGDQSPLLLARREIGALPKKEKAEAGKLVNEARQAIQSAYDARLVVLQAERDEHVLREETVDVTLPWDRVARGARHPITTISEQIADAFIAMGYEVAEGPELEAEWFNFDALNFGKDHPARQLQDTFYAGEEDSRLLLRTHTSPVQARTLLHRDLPVYVVCPGRTYRTDELDASHTPVFNQVEGLAVDKGITMAHLKGTLDAFARAMFGEHSKTRLRPHFFPFTEPSAEVDVWFEEKKGGPGWVEWGGCGMVNPNVLRACGVDPEVYSGFAFGMGIERTLQFRNGIPDMRDMVEGDVRFTLPFGTEA, encoded by the coding sequence ATGTCCGGAGCCACCGAACAGCAGAACCCGACCGCGGGCGAAGCCCTTTCGCCCGAAACCCTCCGGGCTGCGATCAAGAAGGCCGAAACGGACTTCGCCGCGGCAACCGACCTCGACGCGCTGGCCGCCGTCAAGCCTGCGCACCTGGGTGACCAGTCGCCGCTGCTGCTGGCCCGCCGCGAGATCGGCGCGCTGCCCAAGAAGGAGAAGGCGGAGGCAGGCAAGCTCGTCAACGAGGCTCGCCAGGCCATCCAGTCCGCGTACGACGCGCGCCTGGTCGTGCTGCAGGCCGAGCGCGACGAGCACGTGCTGCGCGAGGAGACGGTCGACGTCACCCTTCCGTGGGACCGCGTCGCCCGTGGCGCGCGGCACCCGATCACCACGATCTCCGAGCAGATCGCCGACGCCTTCATCGCCATGGGCTATGAGGTCGCCGAGGGGCCCGAGCTCGAAGCCGAGTGGTTCAACTTCGACGCGCTGAACTTCGGCAAGGACCACCCGGCCCGTCAGCTGCAGGACACGTTCTACGCGGGCGAGGAGGACTCGCGGCTGCTGCTGCGCACCCACACCTCGCCGGTGCAGGCGCGCACCCTGCTGCACCGCGACCTGCCGGTGTACGTGGTGTGCCCCGGCCGGACCTATCGCACCGATGAGCTGGACGCCTCGCACACCCCCGTCTTCAACCAGGTCGAGGGCCTCGCGGTGGACAAGGGCATCACGATGGCCCACCTCAAGGGCACGCTCGACGCGTTCGCCCGCGCGATGTTCGGCGAGCACTCCAAGACCAGGCTGCGTCCGCACTTCTTCCCGTTCACCGAGCCGTCCGCCGAGGTGGACGTGTGGTTCGAGGAGAAGAAGGGCGGCCCCGGCTGGGTCGAATGGGGCGGCTGCGGCATGGTCAACCCCAACGTCCTGCGTGCCTGCGGCGTCGACCCCGAGGTGTACTCCGGGTTCGCCTTCGGCATGGGCATCGAGCGCACCCTGCAGTTCCGCAACGGAATTCCGGACATGCGCGACATGGTGGAGGGCGACGTCCGCTTCACCCTTCCCTTCGGAACGGAGGCGTAG
- the pheT gene encoding phenylalanine--tRNA ligase subunit beta encodes MRVPVSWLTEHLGLGEAIEPQELVDAFIRIGIEVDDVQPLGQVTGPLVVGRVAEIEELTEFKKPIRFCRVEVGEEHAPELEEGDDPAAVRTRGIVCGATNFAEGDLVVVALPGAVLPGDFAIASRKTYGRISDGMICSARELGLGDDHTGILVLPSGTASPGDEARELMGLGDTVLELTPTPDRGYALSIRGLARELSNALDVPFGDPGNFELPGAEGDAWPVHIEDTDGCKRFVLRRVTGLDASAPTPWWMRRRLMLSGIRSISLAVDVTNYVMLEVGHPLHAFDTGAVQGDLVVRKAKPGEKLTTLDDAVRELDPDDVIIADESGVISLAGTMGGASTEITTESTDVLLEAAHWDPASISRTARRHKLFSEAAKRFERYTDPQLCAHAVERAARLLREYGDGSIQPGRTDEGGVEPLPAITMPINLPDRVAGVNYDRGVTVRRLGQIGCKVELNASDDGTALVTAAPPSWRGDLVQPADLVEEVLRLEGYDSIPSVLPAAPAGRGLTDTQRRRRAVSRALAEAGYVEVQPFPFISKSVWDAFGLAEDDVRRHTVRVRNPLEADKDQLATTLLPGLLETLQRNVSRGFKDLALFYVGQVVLPGVKPLPVPDLGVDRRPADNELALLEASVPLQPTHVATVLTGQRLRPGWWGKGEDATWADAVQAARTIAAASGIELTVAATDLLPWHPGRCAKLLVGDWPVGHAGELHPKVIEALGLPKRTVAMELDLDAIPLPDSRPAPQISAYPPVLLDVALVVDAGVPSADLAETLRGAAGDLLENIELFDTYAGTQIGEGKRSLAYKLRFRAPDRTLKVEEAIEAKDAAVAATAERYGAELRA; translated from the coding sequence GTGCGAGTCCCCGTCAGCTGGCTGACCGAGCACCTCGGCCTTGGTGAGGCGATCGAGCCGCAGGAGCTCGTCGACGCCTTCATCCGCATCGGCATCGAGGTCGACGACGTGCAGCCGCTCGGCCAGGTCACCGGCCCGCTCGTGGTCGGCAGGGTCGCCGAGATCGAGGAGCTCACCGAGTTCAAGAAGCCGATCCGGTTCTGCCGGGTCGAGGTCGGTGAGGAGCACGCCCCCGAACTCGAAGAGGGCGACGACCCCGCGGCCGTCCGCACCCGCGGCATCGTCTGCGGCGCCACGAACTTCGCCGAGGGCGACCTCGTCGTCGTCGCGCTGCCCGGCGCGGTGCTGCCCGGCGACTTCGCGATCGCCTCGCGCAAGACCTACGGCCGGATCAGCGACGGCATGATCTGCTCCGCCCGCGAACTCGGCCTCGGCGACGACCACACCGGGATCCTCGTGCTGCCGTCCGGCACCGCGAGCCCCGGCGACGAAGCCCGTGAGCTCATGGGCCTCGGCGACACCGTCCTCGAACTCACCCCGACCCCGGACCGCGGCTACGCGCTTTCGATCCGGGGCCTGGCCCGTGAGCTGTCGAACGCGCTGGACGTCCCGTTCGGCGACCCCGGCAACTTCGAGCTGCCCGGTGCCGAGGGCGACGCCTGGCCGGTGCACATCGAGGACACCGACGGCTGCAAGCGGTTCGTGCTGCGCCGGGTCACCGGCCTCGACGCGAGCGCGCCGACGCCGTGGTGGATGCGCCGCAGGCTGATGCTCTCCGGCATCCGGTCGATCTCGCTGGCCGTCGATGTCACGAACTACGTGATGCTCGAGGTCGGGCACCCGCTGCACGCCTTCGACACCGGCGCCGTCCAGGGCGATCTGGTGGTGCGCAAGGCGAAGCCGGGCGAGAAACTGACCACTTTGGACGATGCGGTCCGCGAGCTCGACCCCGACGACGTGATCATCGCCGACGAAAGCGGCGTGATCTCGCTGGCGGGCACCATGGGCGGCGCGAGCACCGAGATCACCACGGAGAGCACCGACGTGCTCCTCGAGGCGGCGCACTGGGACCCGGCTTCGATCAGCCGCACCGCCCGCCGCCACAAGCTGTTCTCCGAGGCGGCCAAGCGGTTCGAGCGCTACACCGACCCGCAGCTGTGCGCGCACGCCGTCGAGCGTGCCGCGCGTCTGCTGCGCGAGTACGGCGACGGCTCGATCCAGCCGGGCCGCACCGACGAGGGCGGCGTGGAGCCGTTGCCCGCGATCACCATGCCGATCAACCTGCCCGACCGGGTGGCCGGGGTGAACTACGACCGTGGTGTCACCGTCCGCAGGCTCGGCCAGATCGGCTGCAAGGTCGAGCTGAACGCGAGCGACGACGGGACCGCGCTGGTCACCGCCGCGCCGCCGAGCTGGCGTGGTGACCTGGTGCAGCCCGCCGACCTGGTCGAGGAGGTGCTGCGCCTCGAGGGATACGACAGCATCCCCTCGGTGCTGCCCGCAGCGCCCGCCGGCCGCGGACTCACGGACACCCAGCGTCGTCGCCGCGCGGTCTCGCGTGCGCTCGCCGAGGCCGGGTACGTCGAGGTGCAGCCGTTCCCGTTCATCTCGAAGTCCGTGTGGGACGCGTTCGGCCTCGCCGAAGACGACGTGCGCCGGCACACGGTGCGCGTGCGCAACCCGCTCGAGGCGGACAAGGACCAGCTGGCCACGACCCTGCTTCCCGGGCTCCTGGAGACCCTGCAGCGCAACGTGTCCCGCGGGTTCAAGGATCTGGCGCTGTTCTACGTCGGCCAGGTCGTGCTGCCGGGCGTCAAGCCGCTGCCCGTGCCGGACCTCGGCGTCGACCGCAGGCCTGCCGACAACGAGCTCGCGCTGCTCGAGGCCTCGGTGCCGCTGCAGCCGACGCACGTGGCCACCGTCCTCACCGGCCAGCGCCTGCGCCCCGGCTGGTGGGGCAAGGGCGAGGACGCCACCTGGGCCGACGCGGTCCAGGCCGCCCGCACGATCGCTGCGGCCTCCGGCATCGAGCTCACCGTGGCCGCCACCGACCTGCTGCCCTGGCACCCCGGCCGCTGCGCCAAGCTGCTGGTCGGCGACTGGCCGGTCGGGCACGCCGGCGAGCTGCACCCCAAGGTGATCGAAGCGCTCGGCCTGCCGAAGCGGACGGTCGCCATGGAGCTCGACCTCGACGCCATCCCGCTGCCGGACTCGCGCCCGGCGCCGCAGATCTCGGCGTACCCGCCGGTGCTGCTCGACGTGGCGCTCGTCGTCGACGCCGGCGTGCCGTCGGCGGACCTCGCCGAGACCCTGCGTGGTGCGGCGGGCGACCTGCTCGAGAACATCGAGCTGTTCGACACCTACGCCGGCACGCAGATCGGCGAAGGCAAGCGCTCGCTGGCCTACAAGCTGCGGTTCCGGGCCCCGGACCGCACGCTGAAGGTCGAAGAGGCGATCGAGGCCAAGGACGCCGCAGTGGCGGCCACGGCTGAGAGGTACGGCGCGGAACTTCGCGCTTAA
- a CDS encoding DNA alkylation repair protein, with product MQASRDLVDAVRTGLAERADPVKAPEMRAYMKSEMDFLGVQKPARRELTREIFRAHPLPDRESFTDSVLTLWRDAKYREERYVALDLTGDRAYAHWLDSESLELYDELIVTGAWWDYVDEIAVRRIGPILRAEPDVLKPRLRDWAADADRWRRRTAVICQIGSKEATDTSLLSKTIELNVADKDFFLRKGIVTTHPGLSGLSQREALKHL from the coding sequence ATGCAGGCCTCGCGGGACCTGGTCGACGCCGTCCGCACAGGACTGGCCGAGCGGGCGGATCCGGTGAAAGCGCCAGAGATGCGGGCGTACATGAAGTCCGAGATGGACTTCCTCGGCGTCCAGAAACCGGCCAGGCGCGAGCTCACGAGAGAGATTTTCCGCGCGCATCCGCTGCCCGACCGGGAATCGTTCACCGACTCCGTACTCACCTTGTGGCGCGACGCCAAGTATCGCGAAGAGCGATATGTCGCGCTGGATCTGACCGGCGACAGAGCGTACGCGCACTGGCTGGACTCGGAATCGCTCGAACTCTACGACGAATTGATCGTCACGGGCGCCTGGTGGGACTACGTGGACGAGATCGCCGTCCGCCGGATCGGCCCGATACTGCGTGCGGAACCCGACGTGCTCAAGCCGCGCCTGCGGGACTGGGCGGCCGACGCCGACCGCTGGCGGCGCCGGACCGCGGTGATCTGCCAGATCGGCTCAAAGGAGGCCACGGACACCTCGCTGCTGTCCAAGACCATCGAACTGAACGTGGCCGACAAGGACTTCTTCCTGCGCAAGGGCATCGTCACCACCCACCCGGGGTTGTCAGGGCTATCTCAGCGCGAGGCGCTCAAACACCTTTAA
- a CDS encoding alpha/beta hydrolase produces MNKFAAAVAAASLLVSGAAIAPMAGAAPAATEFAPAPIKWGKCESARLQKAGAECGFLETPLDHAKPNGEKIQIAVSRVKHKTPQSQGIMVVNPGGPGGSGLGLSTLGAAVPNGAGDNYDWIGFDPRGVGSSKPALTCDGNYFSYNRPQYVPTTRELEKTWLAKSKGYADACKKNGALLDHIKTVDVAKDVDNLRKALGEEKINYYGFSYGTYLGQVYSTLYPQKVRRMVLDGNVDPRKVWYQANLDQDVAFDRNIKIYFEWVAKYDSIYHLGKTGKDVEKLWYAEQKKLYANPAGGIIGGDEWTDVFLQAGYYVFGWEDMAKAFDGWVHKGDWQTLKGLYDDSNAQGEGADNGFAVYAAVQCTDVQWPKSWTKWKIDNWLTYLRAPFETWGNAWFNAPCLYWPAKAGKPVEIDGSKVPGILLIDEELDAATPYPGSLEVRKRYPNSSLISAPGGTTHSGSLSGVSCVDDKIADYLATGKLPKRTPGQGHSDAQCEPVPPPVPAGAAAAQRSDKAKAGADAKKELLPQLLHF; encoded by the coding sequence GTGAACAAATTTGCTGCCGCGGTAGCGGCCGCGAGCTTGCTCGTCAGCGGAGCGGCCATCGCTCCCATGGCGGGCGCGGCGCCTGCGGCGACCGAGTTCGCCCCGGCGCCCATCAAGTGGGGCAAGTGTGAGAGCGCTCGCCTGCAGAAGGCCGGTGCGGAGTGCGGCTTCCTGGAGACGCCGCTCGACCACGCCAAGCCGAACGGCGAGAAGATCCAGATCGCCGTCTCGCGCGTCAAGCACAAGACCCCGCAGTCGCAGGGCATCATGGTCGTGAACCCCGGCGGCCCCGGCGGTTCGGGCCTCGGGCTGTCGACCCTCGGCGCGGCCGTGCCGAACGGCGCCGGCGACAACTACGACTGGATCGGCTTCGACCCGCGTGGTGTCGGCTCCAGCAAGCCGGCGCTGACCTGCGACGGCAACTACTTCAGCTACAACCGGCCGCAGTACGTGCCGACCACCCGTGAGCTGGAGAAGACCTGGCTGGCGAAGTCGAAGGGCTACGCCGACGCCTGCAAGAAGAACGGCGCGCTGCTCGACCACATCAAGACCGTCGACGTCGCGAAGGACGTCGACAACCTGCGCAAGGCGCTGGGCGAAGAGAAGATCAACTACTACGGCTTCTCCTACGGCACCTACCTCGGCCAGGTGTACAGCACGCTGTACCCGCAGAAGGTCCGCCGGATGGTGCTCGACGGCAACGTCGACCCGCGCAAGGTCTGGTACCAGGCGAACCTCGATCAGGATGTCGCGTTCGACCGCAACATCAAGATCTACTTCGAGTGGGTCGCCAAGTACGACTCGATCTACCACCTCGGCAAGACCGGCAAGGACGTCGAGAAGCTCTGGTACGCCGAGCAGAAGAAGCTCTACGCCAACCCCGCAGGCGGCATCATCGGCGGCGACGAGTGGACCGACGTCTTCCTGCAGGCCGGGTACTACGTGTTCGGCTGGGAAGACATGGCCAAGGCCTTCGACGGCTGGGTGCACAAGGGTGACTGGCAGACGCTGAAGGGTCTCTACGACGACTCGAACGCCCAGGGCGAGGGCGCGGACAACGGCTTCGCCGTCTACGCGGCCGTGCAGTGCACCGACGTGCAGTGGCCGAAGAGCTGGACCAAGTGGAAGATCGACAACTGGCTGACCTACCTGCGCGCCCCGTTCGAGACCTGGGGCAACGCCTGGTTCAACGCGCCGTGCCTCTACTGGCCCGCCAAGGCCGGTAAGCCGGTGGAGATCGACGGCAGCAAGGTGCCCGGCATCCTGCTGATCGACGAGGAGCTCGACGCGGCCACCCCGTACCCGGGCAGCCTCGAGGTGCGCAAGCGCTACCCGAACTCCAGCCTGATCAGCGCTCCTGGCGGCACCACCCACTCCGGTTCGCTGTCCGGTGTGTCGTGTGTCGACGACAAGATCGCTGACTACCTGGCCACCGGCAAGCTGCCGAAGCGCACACCCGGCCAGGGGCACTCGGACGCGCAGTGCGAGCCGGTCCCGCCACCGGTGCCCGCGGGCGCCGCGGCCGCTCAGCGGTCGGACAAGGCGAAGGCCGGTGCCGACGCCAAGAAGGAACTGCTTCCGCAGCTGCTGCATTTCTGA
- a CDS encoding helix-turn-helix domain containing protein, with the protein MNITKEHRTEIRVGTNTYRIEVAAQPSDDHTQPSQWVAITIGGADADGDPVAEGRLDLQNQVVSTVAELLAESLFDFVGRPKPPPRRRPGDRPAKQGQSWSAGEDAELEKRWLAGESVEAIAHYFERTPGGIRARLPRVGCDPENQGEYLPTPPSRRPEALGGETE; encoded by the coding sequence ATGAACATCACCAAAGAGCACCGGACAGAGATCCGGGTCGGCACCAACACCTATCGCATCGAGGTCGCCGCGCAGCCGAGCGACGACCACACCCAACCCTCGCAGTGGGTCGCCATCACCATCGGCGGCGCCGATGCCGACGGCGACCCGGTCGCCGAAGGGCGGCTCGATCTGCAGAACCAGGTCGTGTCCACGGTGGCGGAGTTGCTCGCGGAGAGCCTCTTCGACTTCGTGGGCAGACCGAAACCACCGCCGCGCCGAAGACCAGGCGATCGGCCTGCCAAACAAGGCCAGTCCTGGTCGGCGGGCGAGGACGCCGAGCTGGAAAAACGGTGGCTGGCAGGCGAAAGCGTCGAGGCGATCGCTCACTACTTCGAGCGGACACCCGGCGGCATTCGCGCGCGGCTGCCTCGGGTCGGCTGTGATCCGGAGAACCAGGGGGAGTACCTCCCGACCCCGCCCAGCCGCAGGCCCGAAGCACTGGGAGGTGAAACGGAGTAG